The sequence cacagcaaattgccgctttcaggacaactccatacaaccctgtcatggtaggcgctgcaagacatgtcagagtgtggacacggataccaccattacacctggggacacctcccactatgtacgcggcaggtactcatgtgactcagccaatgttgtttATCTCATACgctgtaggcaaggatgccctgaggcctGGTACACTGGTGAGACCGTGCAGAaactacagcaatggatgaatggacaccacacaacaaacaacagacaggagtgttccctcccaattggagaacacttcagcggtccaggacatttgacctcgaaccttcgggtgaccaccctccaaggccaacttcgggacaggcaacaaggcaaagtgactgagcagaggctgatagccaagttgggTACACATGgtgatggcctcaaccgggatcttggtttcatgtcacactacaaatGACCCCACTGAACTGCACTactcacacgcagacacacacacgcaggcagACACACGCAGGAAGTTGAACCTTCgtcagaaatattcaacagttgagaaggagaccttgagcttggtgttggcattacaacatttcaatgtttatgttaccaataatgtatctgagacaatcatatacaatGATCATAATCcactgaagtttgtggagaaatttaaggacaaaaatgtatgtacagtgaagaagattatttccaagtacaatgggaccttgaccagatgggctaatgggtcAAGGAGTGATAGATAGAGTTCagataaattcagataaatgtgaggtgttgtattttgttaAGGCAAGTGGtaagtggtaaggtcctgggcagtgttgccgAATAAAGAGACTTAGGGATGCAagtgcacagttccttgaaagtagagttgcaagtagacaGTGTGGTGAAAAAGACTTTTGGaacgcttaccttcattggtcataacattgaGTATAGACGTTGGTAAATCATGTGGTACTtgcacaggacattagtgaagccacttttggaatactacatacaGTTCTGACTGTccttctggaggaagaatgttttTAAACATGAGGGTATGGAAAAgacttgcaaggatgttgcctgcactggagggtttgaactatagggagaggctgaataggctggggctattttccctggagcatcggagagtgaggggtttataaaaggggtttatagaggtttataaaatcacaagagaCATGGAAACAATGAATAGGCAAGGccattttcctaggatgggggaatccaaaactagaggacataggtttaaggtgagagaggaaagatttaaaaaggacctgagggaactttttcacacatagaaTGGTGCGTGTCTAGAATGAGCTGTGAGagaaagcggtggaggctggtgcaattacaccatttaaaagatatctggatggtatatgaataggaaaaattGAGAGGAATGTGGACAAAAtgctagcagatgggactagatcagattgggatgtctggtcagtgcagatgatctggatgaaagaatGTGTGTTGgtgctgtatgtctctgactCTTGAAATATCTCGATACGAACCCTTTGCATGAGGAATAGAGAATAAGGATTTTAAAGAACAGTCAAAAAAGATGGAATGAGGTGATACATTAAAAGGACAGGCATTGGACGAGTACTGAGGAGAAACCAAGGTAAGAGGGCAGCAGCCGCACCTAGAGCAATTTTGATGGAAAAAGTAGAAAATCTAGGCATGGAGCAATTGTTATTGCTGAAAAATCCAAGTTGCTGTCCAAGTCATGCTGTGGTTTATGGATGGCAAGCCTCTGGTTTCTCAGAATAATTATTTTGGAATGAAAAGTGGAGTCTGGTGATTCTCAAAGCTTGCCATAATTGGAAATCTACTGTCACTTTTGTCTATTAATGGAAAAGGGCTGAGGTCACAAAAACAAAAAGCTATTAATTTGGTCTGCATGCTTCACAGTTTTGCATAAAACATCAAAGTAAGATAAGGATCAACTTTTAAAATTTGCCGGACAGATTTGAGAATAATATTATGAGCAATGCTCCATTgtaaacaagcaggaggctgaaagaacacagcaaaccaggcagcatctcgTAAATtatcctcctgatgctgcctggctagctgtgttcatccagcctcttgcttgtctactttggattctagcatctgcatttGTTTTGCCTCTAAATGAGCAATGCACCAGGGTTTTTATATTCAATGTAAAATCAACCCAATGAGAATGTTTAAACTctcagcaatttagcattgctaaaAATAGTGGTTTGCTTCTACAGAAAAATTCAAGTACAGAGCATTTCTCAAAGCAGAGCATGAATAACACCAACACCCGGAGAAACAGCTCATGTGAGAACGATGACATCTTCAAAACTGACATCTACCTTCCAACATATATTATCGTGTTTATTTTTGGATTTATTGAAAATGTCTTCTGTTTATACATATTCCTGAAGTTGTACAAGAGGAAGACTGCAATCAGCATCGTCACAGTGAACCTGGCAATATCAGATCTGCTCCTTGTCTGCACTTTGCCCTGGCGGGTTCACTATTATTGGAATGGTAGCAAGTGGAACCTCTCAGATTTTTTATGTGCATTCATGTCATATGCTCTGTACCTCAACATGTACTGCAGCATCTATTTTCTGACTCTCATGAGCATATTGCGCTACTTCGCTATAGTGCATCCAATGAAAGCTTTAATGTTTAGAAGTGTTAAATCTGTTCAAATCATATGTGTTGCAATATGGGTATTTGTGAGTATCACAGCAAGTCCATTTCTAATACGTGGCAGTTACGTCAATGAAAATAACGAAACAAAATGCTTTTACCTCAAAGATGGGGTTGACTGTATAGTATTTACAATGAATTTACTTGCCCTGGTTTTGGGTTGTATTATTCCCTTCTTTATTATCATAATCTGTTACACATTAGTTGTTAAAGCCTTGCTAGTCTCTAAATCAAAACATCACAAGAAAATGAGCTCCCTCAGAAAAGCTATTGCCATGATTATTATTGTAATGGTTATATTTCTAACCAGTTTTCTGCCCTATCACATTCTCCGAACTGCCCACATTGCCATCAGCTTGAACACGGGACATACTTCCCAAGCCAGTTGTTTTGTTCAGAAATGTGTTGTTGTTACACTGTGTGGTGCAGCAATCAATTCCTGTTTAGATCCTCTTTTGTATTACTTTGCAGCAGAGACCTTCAGGGGCAAGGTAAGAACAACAATCAATAATGCATTCAGATGCGTGATGCATAATAGCTGAATCTATACTGCTATTCATTTGCATgtctaattagagtcatagagttgtagggCAGGGAAAAAGGCCCTTCCGTCCAACGCATCCTCGCTGAGCAGAAATCCTAAATGAGTACAGTCCCAGTGCCTGCacatggcccacatccctctaatcccttcctattcttgtacaCCCTGCTTGGAAAAAGTTGCCCACAGGGttacctttaaatctttcccctctcaccttaaacctatgctctcttgttttggactcccccaccttaggaaaaagaccttggcaatttgtcctatccatgcccctaatgattttataaaccttcaaatttgcccctcagcctccgccgctccagggaatacaacctcagcctcttcagcctctccctccaaccctagcagcatccttgtaaatcttttctgcaccctgtcaAGTTTAGCCATTTCTTTCCTGTAAGCAGAGAGACTGGAGCTAACGCGATATTCcaaaactgagctaaccaatgtcctgtatagcagcaacatgacatcctaactgctatactctgatcaataaagctAAATGGACCAAACcacttcattatcctgtctaactgtgactccactttcaaggaattatgaactggCACCCTTAGGTCTCTGCAAGACAACACTCTTGTTACAACACGGGGGTgaccccctctgttaattaaaccagacacccagaaaagcttgcctcgtaatctgataaaatatgagtgacagagtaACTACCATCAAGAGTAATTGTCATCGAGACAGACCCAAACacactctatcaaaggtaccctCTCATATAAAATATACTCGCAGTAAAAGAAAGATGATTTCCCaaggagatcttcagccagaagaagagACACCGACGACAGcagctgtatggttttgaaattaaattgatgtaattttaataagtgttttttggaacaacatattgttatagagttggaggcagataataagcagttaagagaagatGGGagtttagagttgtgaatagttgtttaatgttcacttagagttaagggataaattgatattattttctttaaaaattggAGTTTTGGGCGTTCTCTGTCATttgtattttaacagattacaaggggaggtgagctttcctgggtgtttggtttaattaacagaggggttcactgctgtgtcggAACCCTCTCCagggtcctgccctgatttgccttaccaaaatcaACACCTcacctaaattaaacttcacctaTCACTCctaggcccatctgatcaaagtcttgttgtagtctgagataaccttcttcactgtccagtactaaaccaatttgcaaatgataccaaaattttctaaccatacttcctatattcatatccaaatcatttagataaatgacaaaaagcagtggacccagcatcaatccttgtggcacactgttggtcacaggcttccagtctgaaaagcaacactgtgccaccaccctctgtctcctaccttaaAGCCAAATTTGTATCtgattggctagttctccctggattccatgtgctcTAACCTTGCCACTCagtctaccgtgtggaaccttatcaaacactctactgaagtccatatagacaacgtccactgctctgccttcatcaatctacTCAAGTtagtgacacatgatttcccatgcacaaagccatgttgactatccctcaacAGTCCTTGCTAAACAGCAtaattcctgtccctcagaatctacTTCAACAGCTTATCCACTGACGTAAGGCTCACAGGACTATAGTTCTCTGACTTTTCCTTACAGCTTTTTTAAAATACTGGCACatcattagctaccctccagtcttccagaaccttacctgtggctatctttgatacaaatatttcaatgagaggcccagaaatcacttctgtAGATTCCCACAAAGTTTTaaggaacacctgatcaggtcccaggggtTTATCCAACTTTATGCACTTTAAAACGTAATATGGAAAGTTCTCAAGCTATCACAATTTATTTCcacaagttctctagcttccatatccttctccacagtaaatactgatgcaaaatacttgtttagcttCTCACCCATCTCATGTGGTTCCATAGGTAGGCAGCCTTGTTGAgttttaaggggtcctattctcttcctagttattcttttgcccttcatgtatttgtagaatccctttggattctctttaaccctatttgccaaagctatctcatgttgcctttttgccttcctcatttccctcttgagtatactcctactgcccttacaCTCCTCAAGGGATTCAATTGATTGCAACTGTCTACACCTACCATATGCTTCCTCCtcctcttgaccagagcctcaatttctctagtcatccagctttccctacacctaccagtcttgcccttcacactaacaggaacatactatcTCTGCGTTCTCACTATCTCATTTTTTTGAAGGCGTCCCATTTGCAAGTAGCCTCTccaaatcaacttttgaaagttcttgcctgataccatcaaaattggccttctttcAATTTAgtactttaacttttagatctggtctatcctcttccaaagctattttaaaactaataagattatgatcactggccccaaagtgttcccacactgacccccccagtcacttgccctgccttatttcccaagagaagatccagttttgctccttctctagtcggtatatccacatactgaatcagaatattttcttgtGTACACacaataaattcctctccattcaaGCCCTTAATACAATGGCAGTATCATTctatatttgggaagttaaaattccCGATCATTACAACACTGTAATTCTTGCAAATATCAAAGAttgccttacaaatttgcttcgccatttcctgctgactattggagggacctatagtacaatcccaataaagtgattgtccctttcttatttctgaaatAACCTCACTGGACacactcccaggaatatcctccctaattaCAGCCGTAATCTTATCCCTAACATAAAATACCACACTCCTGcctttcttgcctccctctccatcttttcTCTAGCCTCTCTACCTTGGAACATAAAGCTGCCAGTCCAGCCCTTCCCTGTacatttctgtaatagctattatatcccaatcccatgttctcaGCCATgtcctgagtttatctgccttacctGCCAAGCGTCCTGcatcaaaataaatgcagtttaatttttcagTGTTAACGTATTCTCtggcttgctcttgcctgccttaaCTACTTGATTTGCTCCTTTTCTCATCTGTACCAGCCtaagattgatctctttctcacTATTTCATTGGGGCCCACCACCACAACCTGCAcccactcctccacctccactttactagtttaaagccTCCTGAGTAGCACTGGCAAATCTCCCACCAGGGTATTGGTCCTCTTCAAATTCAAGTGCAACCCAGGCTTC is a genomic window of Hemiscyllium ocellatum isolate sHemOce1 chromosome 12, sHemOce1.pat.X.cur, whole genome shotgun sequence containing:
- the LOC132820897 gene encoding cysteinyl leukotriene receptor 2-like; protein product: MNNTNTRRNSSCENDDIFKTDIYLPTYIIVFIFGFIENVFCLYIFLKLYKRKTAISIVTVNLAISDLLLVCTLPWRVHYYWNGSKWNLSDFLCAFMSYALYLNMYCSIYFLTLMSILRYFAIVHPMKALMFRSVKSVQIICVAIWVFVSITASPFLIRGSYVNENNETKCFYLKDGVDCIVFTMNLLALVLGCIIPFFIIIICYTLVVKALLVSKSKHHKKMSSLRKAIAMIIIVMVIFLTSFLPYHILRTAHIAISLNTGHTSQASCFVQKCVVVTLCGAAINSCLDPLLYYFAAETFRGKKLAVAMVRLNTKVETAIEEFRAQVQPIASMLQKHEWELQGLGERLEEVDSRTKASEAAIESSSGRIQVLEREVWALRDQVDDLENRSRRTKLCLAPGG